A single window of Cydia strobilella chromosome 18, ilCydStro3.1, whole genome shotgun sequence DNA harbors:
- the LOC134749287 gene encoding dynein intermediate chain 2, ciliary isoform X3, with amino-acid sequence MAPKKKEAQKSKGNLTEGEDALDWLKPRTLIKPDDQEDVPEADLDEDVGRVLTQINPQWVADEVAYHYGRALFTYKPKPTFGKAYPLFVYQGTAIRKDSDEAKAQIAAGYGKVSFDDAGPKRAKVKKTTEDAEEEEEPEPEPPPPAGEEAKAEEEQKPEEEKAAMDQAPEVAEGEQQEGEAADEAEPEETEEKGGGGAPPAGEEEIVIRPRVKKLANQFNFCERAALTFNNPRRSVETQTIPPARANFSSVALQSIIFDFYQEDYARKLKEKEDEKPKRLRKKAAKHAKSAQQIHDEQLAQRVREAWAVLERLVNQNIYDDIAQDYRYWDDPSDDFREGMGSLLPLWKFQYEPMRSHAVCDVAWNPHYQDLFAVAYGSLDFTNQQKEGCLCLYSIKNPAFPEYAVVTESPLICLDVYHETPYLICVGRYDGNVCVYNAQLTLESSYQYKSDSVRDKHTSIVWEIRWGRRLLDGEASFFSISGDGRVVQWAVMPGELQATTIITLQSPVPPIPGPDGTMLTVNSCGSCICFHPEKAEIFMVGTEDGMIHTCSLKYNRNYVRSVQAHHMPVYRINYNYYNNSIYASCSGDWRVKIWEDGRDEPLFMFELGAAVGDVKWAPYSSTVFAACTADGKVYVFDLNVNKYRPICIQAVVSKKTKKLTRLDFNSRLPVIVCGDTKGTCHVLKLSPNLRVMCKPPKKAVGVDQRTLQIMKLDKLLTLVRDPPYKVGVVDEKFEDD; translated from the exons atggcaccGAAAAAG AAAGAAGCGCAGAAATCGAAAGGCAACTTAACCGAGGGAGAGGACGCTCTAGATTGGCTGAAGCCGCGTACGCTTATCAAACCTGACGACCAGGAGGACGTTCCGGAAGCA GACCTTGACGAAGATGTCGGTCGGGTCCTGACACAGATCAATCCGCAGTGGGTCGCGGATGAAGTCGCGTACCACTACGGAAGGGCCTTGTTTACCTATAAACCTAAGCCAACGTTTGGGAAGGCGTACCCACTGTTCGTCTACCAGGGCACCGCCATTCGTAAGGATTCCGACGAAGCTAAAGCACAAATTGCTGCCGGTTACG GTAAGGTGAGTTTCGACGACGCGGGGCCAAAGCGCGCAAAGGTGAAAAAAACGACGGAGGAcgcggaggaggaggaggaaccAGAACcagagccgccgccgcccgccggcGAGGAGGCCAAAGCAGAAG AGGAGCAAAAGCCGGAGGAAGAAAAGGCAGCGATGGACCAAGCTCCAGAAGTGGCCGAGGGCGAGCAGCAAGAAGGAGAGGCCGCTGATGAGGCCGAACCTGAAGAGA CCGAAGAAAAGGGCGGGGGCGGCGCACCACCCGCAGGAGAAGAAGAGATTGTCATCAGGCCCCGCGTCAAGAAGCTGGCCAACCAGTTCAACTTCTGCGAGCGGGCTGCTCTCACATTCAACAACCCTCGGCGT TCAGTGGAAACTCAAACGATACCACCGGCGCGAGCGAACTTCAGCAGCGTGGCCCTACAGAGCATCATATTCGACTTCTACCAAGAGGACTATGCCAGGAAACTGAAAGAGAAGGAAGATGAAAAACCTAAGAGA TTGCGAAAGAAAGCGGCCAAGCATGCGAAGTCCGCGCAACAGATTCACGACGAACAACTCGCGCAGCGCGTTCGCGAGGCTTGGGCCGTGCTCGAGCGGCTGGTCAACCAGAACATCTATGACGATATTG CTCAAGACTACCGCTATTGGGATGACCCGTCGGACGACTTCCGTGAAGGCATGGGCTCTCTACTGCCGCTTTGGAAGTTCCAGTACGAACCTATGCGAAGCCACGCAGTCTGTGACGTCGCCTGGAACCCGCACTATCAAGATTTGTTCGCTGTCGCATATGGATCGC TGGATTTTACCAATCAACAAAAGGAGGGATGCCTCTGCCTGTACAGCATTAAGAACCCCGCATTCCCCGAGTACGCAGTCGTTACCGAATCCCCGCTCATATGCCTCGATGTCTACCATGAGACACCTTACCTTATTTGCGTTG GCCGCTACGACGGTAACGTGTGCGTTTACAACGCTCAGTTGACATTGGAGTCTTCTTACCAGTACAAATCCGATTCCGTCAGAGATAAACACACCAGTATTGTATGGGAG ATCCGCTGGGGTCGCCGCCTGCTCGACGGCGAGGCCTCCTTCTTCTCTATATCCGGCGATGGTCGCGTGGTGCAATGGGCGGTGATGCCGGGCGAGCTGCAGGCCACGACCATCATCACGCTGCAGTCGCCTGTACCCCCCATCCCTGGGCCCGACGGGACCATGCTCACCGTTAACA GTTGCGGCAGCTGTATCTGCTTCCACCCGGAGAAGGCAGAGATCTTTATGGTGGGAACGGAAGACGGCATGATCCATACTTGCTCCTTGAAGTACAATCGTAACTACGTGCGCTCTGTCCAG GCCCATCACATGCCGGTGTACAGAATCAACTATAACTACTATAATAACAGTATTTACGCGTCTTGCTCCGGCGACTGGAGGGTAAAGATATGGGAAGATGGAAGAGA TGAGCCTTTGTTCATGTTCGAGCTGGGCGCCGCGGTGGGCGACGTGAAGTGGGCGCCCTACTCCAGCACCGTCTTCGCAGCTTGCACTGCCGATGGAAAA GTGTACGTGTTCGACTTGAACGTAAACAAATACCGGCCGATTTGCATTCAGGCCGTGGTCTCCAAGAAGACGAAAAAATTGACGCGGCTGGACTTCAACTCGCGGCTGCCTGTCATTGTCTGCGGTGACACTAA gggaACCTGTCACGTATTAAAACTGTCACCGAATTTGCGAGTCATGTGCAAGCCGCCTAAGAAAGCAGTTGGTGTTGATCAAAGAACGCTTCAG ATAATGAAGTTGGACAAACTGCTGACTTTAGTTCGCGATCCGCCTTACAAAGTT
- the LOC134749287 gene encoding dynein intermediate chain 2, ciliary isoform X1: MAPKKLPTLPGMSKQGSVKLPEFWRNKSKEKSLGMLLKRLTKEAQKSKGNLTEGEDALDWLKPRTLIKPDDQEDVPEADLDEDVGRVLTQINPQWVADEVAYHYGRALFTYKPKPTFGKAYPLFVYQGTAIRKDSDEAKAQIAAGYGKVSFDDAGPKRAKVKKTTEDAEEEEEPEPEPPPPAGEEAKAEEEQKPEEEKAAMDQAPEVAEGEQQEGEAADEAEPEETEEKGGGGAPPAGEEEIVIRPRVKKLANQFNFCERAALTFNNPRRSVETQTIPPARANFSSVALQSIIFDFYQEDYARKLKEKEDEKPKRLRKKAAKHAKSAQQIHDEQLAQRVREAWAVLERLVNQNIYDDIAQDYRYWDDPSDDFREGMGSLLPLWKFQYEPMRSHAVCDVAWNPHYQDLFAVAYGSLDFTNQQKEGCLCLYSIKNPAFPEYAVVTESPLICLDVYHETPYLICVGRYDGNVCVYNAQLTLESSYQYKSDSVRDKHTSIVWEIRWGRRLLDGEASFFSISGDGRVVQWAVMPGELQATTIITLQSPVPPIPGPDGTMLTVNSCGSCICFHPEKAEIFMVGTEDGMIHTCSLKYNRNYVRSVQAHHMPVYRINYNYYNNSIYASCSGDWRVKIWEDGRDEPLFMFELGAAVGDVKWAPYSSTVFAACTADGKVYVFDLNVNKYRPICIQAVVSKKTKKLTRLDFNSRLPVIVCGDTKGTCHVLKLSPNLRVMCKPPKKAVGVDQRTLQIMKLDKLLTLVRDPPYKVGVVDEKFEDD, encoded by the exons atggcaccGAAAAAG CTCCCTACTCTACCAGGGATGAGTAAGCAGGGCTCGGTAAAGTTGCCAGAGTTTTGGCGAAATAAGTCCAAGGAAAAATCTCTTGGGATGCTACTAAAGCGTCTTACT AAAGAAGCGCAGAAATCGAAAGGCAACTTAACCGAGGGAGAGGACGCTCTAGATTGGCTGAAGCCGCGTACGCTTATCAAACCTGACGACCAGGAGGACGTTCCGGAAGCA GACCTTGACGAAGATGTCGGTCGGGTCCTGACACAGATCAATCCGCAGTGGGTCGCGGATGAAGTCGCGTACCACTACGGAAGGGCCTTGTTTACCTATAAACCTAAGCCAACGTTTGGGAAGGCGTACCCACTGTTCGTCTACCAGGGCACCGCCATTCGTAAGGATTCCGACGAAGCTAAAGCACAAATTGCTGCCGGTTACG GTAAGGTGAGTTTCGACGACGCGGGGCCAAAGCGCGCAAAGGTGAAAAAAACGACGGAGGAcgcggaggaggaggaggaaccAGAACcagagccgccgccgcccgccggcGAGGAGGCCAAAGCAGAAG AGGAGCAAAAGCCGGAGGAAGAAAAGGCAGCGATGGACCAAGCTCCAGAAGTGGCCGAGGGCGAGCAGCAAGAAGGAGAGGCCGCTGATGAGGCCGAACCTGAAGAGA CCGAAGAAAAGGGCGGGGGCGGCGCACCACCCGCAGGAGAAGAAGAGATTGTCATCAGGCCCCGCGTCAAGAAGCTGGCCAACCAGTTCAACTTCTGCGAGCGGGCTGCTCTCACATTCAACAACCCTCGGCGT TCAGTGGAAACTCAAACGATACCACCGGCGCGAGCGAACTTCAGCAGCGTGGCCCTACAGAGCATCATATTCGACTTCTACCAAGAGGACTATGCCAGGAAACTGAAAGAGAAGGAAGATGAAAAACCTAAGAGA TTGCGAAAGAAAGCGGCCAAGCATGCGAAGTCCGCGCAACAGATTCACGACGAACAACTCGCGCAGCGCGTTCGCGAGGCTTGGGCCGTGCTCGAGCGGCTGGTCAACCAGAACATCTATGACGATATTG CTCAAGACTACCGCTATTGGGATGACCCGTCGGACGACTTCCGTGAAGGCATGGGCTCTCTACTGCCGCTTTGGAAGTTCCAGTACGAACCTATGCGAAGCCACGCAGTCTGTGACGTCGCCTGGAACCCGCACTATCAAGATTTGTTCGCTGTCGCATATGGATCGC TGGATTTTACCAATCAACAAAAGGAGGGATGCCTCTGCCTGTACAGCATTAAGAACCCCGCATTCCCCGAGTACGCAGTCGTTACCGAATCCCCGCTCATATGCCTCGATGTCTACCATGAGACACCTTACCTTATTTGCGTTG GCCGCTACGACGGTAACGTGTGCGTTTACAACGCTCAGTTGACATTGGAGTCTTCTTACCAGTACAAATCCGATTCCGTCAGAGATAAACACACCAGTATTGTATGGGAG ATCCGCTGGGGTCGCCGCCTGCTCGACGGCGAGGCCTCCTTCTTCTCTATATCCGGCGATGGTCGCGTGGTGCAATGGGCGGTGATGCCGGGCGAGCTGCAGGCCACGACCATCATCACGCTGCAGTCGCCTGTACCCCCCATCCCTGGGCCCGACGGGACCATGCTCACCGTTAACA GTTGCGGCAGCTGTATCTGCTTCCACCCGGAGAAGGCAGAGATCTTTATGGTGGGAACGGAAGACGGCATGATCCATACTTGCTCCTTGAAGTACAATCGTAACTACGTGCGCTCTGTCCAG GCCCATCACATGCCGGTGTACAGAATCAACTATAACTACTATAATAACAGTATTTACGCGTCTTGCTCCGGCGACTGGAGGGTAAAGATATGGGAAGATGGAAGAGA TGAGCCTTTGTTCATGTTCGAGCTGGGCGCCGCGGTGGGCGACGTGAAGTGGGCGCCCTACTCCAGCACCGTCTTCGCAGCTTGCACTGCCGATGGAAAA GTGTACGTGTTCGACTTGAACGTAAACAAATACCGGCCGATTTGCATTCAGGCCGTGGTCTCCAAGAAGACGAAAAAATTGACGCGGCTGGACTTCAACTCGCGGCTGCCTGTCATTGTCTGCGGTGACACTAA gggaACCTGTCACGTATTAAAACTGTCACCGAATTTGCGAGTCATGTGCAAGCCGCCTAAGAAAGCAGTTGGTGTTGATCAAAGAACGCTTCAG ATAATGAAGTTGGACAAACTGCTGACTTTAGTTCGCGATCCGCCTTACAAAGTT
- the LOC134749287 gene encoding dynein intermediate chain 2, ciliary isoform X2, which yields MSFEMDSDSDKEAQKSKGNLTEGEDALDWLKPRTLIKPDDQEDVPEADLDEDVGRVLTQINPQWVADEVAYHYGRALFTYKPKPTFGKAYPLFVYQGTAIRKDSDEAKAQIAAGYGKVSFDDAGPKRAKVKKTTEDAEEEEEPEPEPPPPAGEEAKAEEEQKPEEEKAAMDQAPEVAEGEQQEGEAADEAEPEETEEKGGGGAPPAGEEEIVIRPRVKKLANQFNFCERAALTFNNPRRSVETQTIPPARANFSSVALQSIIFDFYQEDYARKLKEKEDEKPKRLRKKAAKHAKSAQQIHDEQLAQRVREAWAVLERLVNQNIYDDIAQDYRYWDDPSDDFREGMGSLLPLWKFQYEPMRSHAVCDVAWNPHYQDLFAVAYGSLDFTNQQKEGCLCLYSIKNPAFPEYAVVTESPLICLDVYHETPYLICVGRYDGNVCVYNAQLTLESSYQYKSDSVRDKHTSIVWEIRWGRRLLDGEASFFSISGDGRVVQWAVMPGELQATTIITLQSPVPPIPGPDGTMLTVNSCGSCICFHPEKAEIFMVGTEDGMIHTCSLKYNRNYVRSVQAHHMPVYRINYNYYNNSIYASCSGDWRVKIWEDGRDEPLFMFELGAAVGDVKWAPYSSTVFAACTADGKVYVFDLNVNKYRPICIQAVVSKKTKKLTRLDFNSRLPVIVCGDTKGTCHVLKLSPNLRVMCKPPKKAVGVDQRTLQIMKLDKLLTLVRDPPYKVGVVDEKFEDD from the exons ATGTCTTTCGAAATGGATAGTGACAGCGAC AAAGAAGCGCAGAAATCGAAAGGCAACTTAACCGAGGGAGAGGACGCTCTAGATTGGCTGAAGCCGCGTACGCTTATCAAACCTGACGACCAGGAGGACGTTCCGGAAGCA GACCTTGACGAAGATGTCGGTCGGGTCCTGACACAGATCAATCCGCAGTGGGTCGCGGATGAAGTCGCGTACCACTACGGAAGGGCCTTGTTTACCTATAAACCTAAGCCAACGTTTGGGAAGGCGTACCCACTGTTCGTCTACCAGGGCACCGCCATTCGTAAGGATTCCGACGAAGCTAAAGCACAAATTGCTGCCGGTTACG GTAAGGTGAGTTTCGACGACGCGGGGCCAAAGCGCGCAAAGGTGAAAAAAACGACGGAGGAcgcggaggaggaggaggaaccAGAACcagagccgccgccgcccgccggcGAGGAGGCCAAAGCAGAAG AGGAGCAAAAGCCGGAGGAAGAAAAGGCAGCGATGGACCAAGCTCCAGAAGTGGCCGAGGGCGAGCAGCAAGAAGGAGAGGCCGCTGATGAGGCCGAACCTGAAGAGA CCGAAGAAAAGGGCGGGGGCGGCGCACCACCCGCAGGAGAAGAAGAGATTGTCATCAGGCCCCGCGTCAAGAAGCTGGCCAACCAGTTCAACTTCTGCGAGCGGGCTGCTCTCACATTCAACAACCCTCGGCGT TCAGTGGAAACTCAAACGATACCACCGGCGCGAGCGAACTTCAGCAGCGTGGCCCTACAGAGCATCATATTCGACTTCTACCAAGAGGACTATGCCAGGAAACTGAAAGAGAAGGAAGATGAAAAACCTAAGAGA TTGCGAAAGAAAGCGGCCAAGCATGCGAAGTCCGCGCAACAGATTCACGACGAACAACTCGCGCAGCGCGTTCGCGAGGCTTGGGCCGTGCTCGAGCGGCTGGTCAACCAGAACATCTATGACGATATTG CTCAAGACTACCGCTATTGGGATGACCCGTCGGACGACTTCCGTGAAGGCATGGGCTCTCTACTGCCGCTTTGGAAGTTCCAGTACGAACCTATGCGAAGCCACGCAGTCTGTGACGTCGCCTGGAACCCGCACTATCAAGATTTGTTCGCTGTCGCATATGGATCGC TGGATTTTACCAATCAACAAAAGGAGGGATGCCTCTGCCTGTACAGCATTAAGAACCCCGCATTCCCCGAGTACGCAGTCGTTACCGAATCCCCGCTCATATGCCTCGATGTCTACCATGAGACACCTTACCTTATTTGCGTTG GCCGCTACGACGGTAACGTGTGCGTTTACAACGCTCAGTTGACATTGGAGTCTTCTTACCAGTACAAATCCGATTCCGTCAGAGATAAACACACCAGTATTGTATGGGAG ATCCGCTGGGGTCGCCGCCTGCTCGACGGCGAGGCCTCCTTCTTCTCTATATCCGGCGATGGTCGCGTGGTGCAATGGGCGGTGATGCCGGGCGAGCTGCAGGCCACGACCATCATCACGCTGCAGTCGCCTGTACCCCCCATCCCTGGGCCCGACGGGACCATGCTCACCGTTAACA GTTGCGGCAGCTGTATCTGCTTCCACCCGGAGAAGGCAGAGATCTTTATGGTGGGAACGGAAGACGGCATGATCCATACTTGCTCCTTGAAGTACAATCGTAACTACGTGCGCTCTGTCCAG GCCCATCACATGCCGGTGTACAGAATCAACTATAACTACTATAATAACAGTATTTACGCGTCTTGCTCCGGCGACTGGAGGGTAAAGATATGGGAAGATGGAAGAGA TGAGCCTTTGTTCATGTTCGAGCTGGGCGCCGCGGTGGGCGACGTGAAGTGGGCGCCCTACTCCAGCACCGTCTTCGCAGCTTGCACTGCCGATGGAAAA GTGTACGTGTTCGACTTGAACGTAAACAAATACCGGCCGATTTGCATTCAGGCCGTGGTCTCCAAGAAGACGAAAAAATTGACGCGGCTGGACTTCAACTCGCGGCTGCCTGTCATTGTCTGCGGTGACACTAA gggaACCTGTCACGTATTAAAACTGTCACCGAATTTGCGAGTCATGTGCAAGCCGCCTAAGAAAGCAGTTGGTGTTGATCAAAGAACGCTTCAG ATAATGAAGTTGGACAAACTGCTGACTTTAGTTCGCGATCCGCCTTACAAAGTT